A genome region from Coffea arabica cultivar ET-39 chromosome 7e, Coffea Arabica ET-39 HiFi, whole genome shotgun sequence includes the following:
- the LOC113701049 gene encoding alcohol dehydrogenase-like 2, producing the protein MEVKFQAWDTAGKPIRCKAAMARKAGEPLVMEEVEVAPPKAWEVRIKILCTSLCHSDVTFWKTPAGPASFFPRIFGHEAAGVVESVGENVEEVKGGDLVLPIFQRNCGECRDCKSEKGNACSKFPVQFYEGMPRDGTSRFTDMNGEIVHHFFGVSSFAEYTVVDISQVVKMSLEIPIDKACLLSCGVTTGVGAACKFAQVEEGSVVAIFGLGAVGLAVAEGARLCKASRIIGVDLNPEKFEIGKKFGITDFVNPTSCGEKSVSQVIQEMTDGGADYCFECIGLASIMADAFNSSRQGGGKTVVLGVEMHGSPLSINAYEILRGRTVMGCLFGGLKPKSDISSFAKMYLDHELNLDGFITHEVSFKDINQAFDLLLQGKSLRCIIWMDNISNGK; encoded by the exons ATGGAGGTCAAATTCCAAGCATGGGATACCGCAGGGAAGCCCATAAGATGCAAAG CTGCAATGGCAAGAAAAGCTGGTGAGCCCCTTGTGATGGAAGAAGTTGAAGTAGCTCCTCCTAAGGCTTGGGAGGTTCGAATCAAGATTCTTTGCACATCCCTTTGCCACAGTGATGTAACCTTTTGGAAAACTCCTGCC GGTCCTgcttcattttttccaagaattTTCGGTCATGAAGCAGCAGG TGTTGTGGAGAGTGTAGGGGAGAATGTGGAGGAAGTAAAAGGAGGTGACTTGGTTCTACCAATATTTCAGAGGAACTGTGGTGAATGCAGAGATTGCAAGTCTGAAAAGGGCAATGCTTGTTCAAAATTTCCAGTGCAATTCTACGAAGGGATGCCAAGGGATGGAACCAGTAGGTTTACTGATATGAATGGAGAAATTGTTCATCATTTTTTTGGAGTTTCCAGCTTTGCTGAGTATACAGTGGTAGACATCAGCCAAGTTGTGAAAATGAGCCTGGAGATTCCCATAGATAAGGCCTGCCTACTTAGCTGTGGGGTTACAACCG GAGTGGGCGCGGCATGTAAATTTGCACAAGTGGAAGAGGGTTCTGTAGTGGCAATTTTTGGACTTGGAGCTGTAGGACTTGCG GTTGCAGAAGGAGCAAGACTATGCAAAGCTTCTAGAATAATAGGAGTCGACTTGAACCCAGAAAAATTCGAAATTG GGAAAAAATTTGGAATCACTGATTTTGTTAATCCGACCTCTTGTGGAGAAAAATCAGTTAGCCAG GTAATTCAGGAGATGACGGATGGAGGAGCAGATTACTGTTTCGAGTGCATTGGATTAGCATCCATAATGGCTGATGCTTTCAATAGTTCCCGGCAG GGTGGTGGGAAGACGGTGGTACTCGGGGTGGAGATGCATGGCTCGCCACTAAGCATCAATGCTTATGAGATCCTCAGAGGAAGAACTGTCATGGGATGCCTTTTTGGAGGGCTGAAACCAAAATCAGACATTTCAAGCTTTGCCAAGATGTATCTAGACCAT GAACTTAATTTGGATGGCTTTATAACACATGAAGTCAGCTTCAAAGACATCAACCAGGCATTTGATCTACTCCTCCAGGGTAAAAGCCTCCGTTGCATCATCTGGATGGACAACATAAGTAATGGAAAATGA